In Drosophila teissieri strain GT53w chromosome 2R, Prin_Dtei_1.1, whole genome shotgun sequence, the following proteins share a genomic window:
- the LOC122613396 gene encoding putative inorganic phosphate cotransporter isoform X1: MPFRRSSLNHRHRDGHVLVWNQRNLHESLEQQPQRCFATRYFVTFMLFLGMANAYVMRTNMSVAIVAMVNHTAIKSGEAEEYDDECGDRDIPIDDSQDGEFVWSSALQGYILSSFFYGYVITQIPFGILAKKYGSMRFLGYGMLINSVFAFLVPVAARGGGVWGLCAVRFIQGLGEGPIVPCTHAMLAKWIPPNERSRMGAAVYAGAQFGTIISMPLSGLLAEYGFDGGWPSIFYVFGVVGTVWSIAFLIFVHEDPSAHPTIDEREKKYINDSLWGSDVVKSPSIPFKAIIKSLPFYAILFAHMGHNYGYETLMTELPTYMKQVLRFSLKSNGLLSSLPYLAMWLFSMFISVVADWMISSKRFSHTATRKLINSIGQYGPGIALITASYTGCDRALTLAILTIGVGLNGGIYSGFKINHLDLTPRFAGFLMSITNCSANLAGLLAPIAAGHLISDPSKPMMGQWQIVFFIAAFVYIICGTFYNIFGSGERQFWDNPEDDEQKPALQTTSTTSPPRLSNGSTAPAAISSS; this comes from the exons ATGCCCTTCCGACGCAGCAGTCTGAATCATCGGCATCGCGATGGCCATGTTTTGGTGTGGAACCAGAGGAATCTCCACGAGTCTCTGGAGCAACAACCGCAGA GATGCTTCGCCACCCGGTACTTTGTGACCTTTATGCTCTTCCTGGGCATGGCCAATGCCTATGTGATGCGCACCAACATGTCGGTGGCCATTGTGGCCATGGTAAACCACACGGCCATCAAGTCTGGCGAGGCTGAGGAGTACGACGATGAGTGCGGAGATCGGGATATTCCCATT GATGACTCCCAGGATGGCGAGTTCGTCTGGAGTTCAGCTCTGCAGGGCTACATCCTGTCGTCCTTCTTCTACGGCTACGTGATCACCCAGATCCCCTTCGGCATCTTGGCCAAGAAGTACGGTTCCATGCGCTTCCTCGGCTACGGCATGCTGATCAACTCGGTGTTCGCCTTCCTGGTTCCGGTGGCTGCCCGCGGAGGAGGTGTGTGGGGTCTGTGCGCCGTGCGTTTCATCCAAGGTCTGGGTGAGGGTCCCATCGTGCCCTGCACCCACGCCATGTTGGCCAAATGGATCCCGCCCAACGAGAGATCTCGAATGGGTGCCGCCGTGTATGCGGGCGCTCAGTTTGGAACCATCATCTCGATGCCACTTTCCGGCTTGCTGGCTGAATACGGATTCGATGGCGGCTGGCCGTCGATCTTCTACGTGTTTGGAGTTGTGGGCACCGTCTGGTCCATCGCCTTCCTGATCTTCGTGCACGAGGATCCCTCGGCGCATCCCACTATTGATGAGCGCGAGAAGAAGTACATCAACGATTCGCTCTGGGGATCTGATGTGGTCAAG AGCCCTTCCATTCCGTTCAAGGCCATCATCAAGTCGCTGCCCTTCTACGCCATTCTGTTCGCCCACATGGGTCACAACTACGGCTACGAGACTCTGATGACCGAACTGCCCACCTACATGAAGCAGGTGCTCCGCTTCTCCCTGAAGTCGAACGGCCTGCTCAGCTCGCTGCCCTACTTGGCCATGTGGCTCTTCTCCATGTTCATCTCGGTGGTCGCCGATTGGATGATCAGCTCGAAGAGATTCTCGCACACGGCCACCAGGAAGCTGATCAACAGTATTGGCCAGTATGGACCGGGTATCGCCCTGATTACCGCCTCCTACACGGGCTGCGATAGGGCACTGACCCTGGCCATCCTAACCATCGGAGTGGGCCTCAACGGAGGTATCTACTCCGGCTTCAAGATCAACCACTTGGACCTCACACCGCGTTTCGCCGGCTTCCTAATGTCGATCACGAACTGCTCAGCCAACTTGGCCGGTCTCCTGGCGCCCATTGCTGCGGGCCACCTCATCTCTGATCCCAGCAAG ccCATGATGGGTCAGTGGCAGATCGTGTTCTTCATCGCCGCCTTTGTGTACATCATCTGCGGCACCTTCTACAACATCTTCGGATCCGGTGAGCGCCAGTTCTGGGACAATCCGGAGGACGATGAGCAGAAGCCGGCCCTCCAGACGACCAGCACCACCTCCCCGCCAAGGCTGAGTAACGGCAGCACGGCACCAGCGGCCATCTCGAGTTCCTAG
- the LOC122613396 gene encoding putative inorganic phosphate cotransporter isoform X2, giving the protein MSASKEAICGSTEKDLEKPALGCFATRYFVTFMLFLGMANAYVMRTNMSVAIVAMVNHTAIKSGEAEEYDDECGDRDIPIDDSQDGEFVWSSALQGYILSSFFYGYVITQIPFGILAKKYGSMRFLGYGMLINSVFAFLVPVAARGGGVWGLCAVRFIQGLGEGPIVPCTHAMLAKWIPPNERSRMGAAVYAGAQFGTIISMPLSGLLAEYGFDGGWPSIFYVFGVVGTVWSIAFLIFVHEDPSAHPTIDEREKKYINDSLWGSDVVKSPSIPFKAIIKSLPFYAILFAHMGHNYGYETLMTELPTYMKQVLRFSLKSNGLLSSLPYLAMWLFSMFISVVADWMISSKRFSHTATRKLINSIGQYGPGIALITASYTGCDRALTLAILTIGVGLNGGIYSGFKINHLDLTPRFAGFLMSITNCSANLAGLLAPIAAGHLISDPSKPMMGQWQIVFFIAAFVYIICGTFYNIFGSGERQFWDNPEDDEQKPALQTTSTTSPPRLSNGSTAPAAISSS; this is encoded by the exons GATGCTTCGCCACCCGGTACTTTGTGACCTTTATGCTCTTCCTGGGCATGGCCAATGCCTATGTGATGCGCACCAACATGTCGGTGGCCATTGTGGCCATGGTAAACCACACGGCCATCAAGTCTGGCGAGGCTGAGGAGTACGACGATGAGTGCGGAGATCGGGATATTCCCATT GATGACTCCCAGGATGGCGAGTTCGTCTGGAGTTCAGCTCTGCAGGGCTACATCCTGTCGTCCTTCTTCTACGGCTACGTGATCACCCAGATCCCCTTCGGCATCTTGGCCAAGAAGTACGGTTCCATGCGCTTCCTCGGCTACGGCATGCTGATCAACTCGGTGTTCGCCTTCCTGGTTCCGGTGGCTGCCCGCGGAGGAGGTGTGTGGGGTCTGTGCGCCGTGCGTTTCATCCAAGGTCTGGGTGAGGGTCCCATCGTGCCCTGCACCCACGCCATGTTGGCCAAATGGATCCCGCCCAACGAGAGATCTCGAATGGGTGCCGCCGTGTATGCGGGCGCTCAGTTTGGAACCATCATCTCGATGCCACTTTCCGGCTTGCTGGCTGAATACGGATTCGATGGCGGCTGGCCGTCGATCTTCTACGTGTTTGGAGTTGTGGGCACCGTCTGGTCCATCGCCTTCCTGATCTTCGTGCACGAGGATCCCTCGGCGCATCCCACTATTGATGAGCGCGAGAAGAAGTACATCAACGATTCGCTCTGGGGATCTGATGTGGTCAAG AGCCCTTCCATTCCGTTCAAGGCCATCATCAAGTCGCTGCCCTTCTACGCCATTCTGTTCGCCCACATGGGTCACAACTACGGCTACGAGACTCTGATGACCGAACTGCCCACCTACATGAAGCAGGTGCTCCGCTTCTCCCTGAAGTCGAACGGCCTGCTCAGCTCGCTGCCCTACTTGGCCATGTGGCTCTTCTCCATGTTCATCTCGGTGGTCGCCGATTGGATGATCAGCTCGAAGAGATTCTCGCACACGGCCACCAGGAAGCTGATCAACAGTATTGGCCAGTATGGACCGGGTATCGCCCTGATTACCGCCTCCTACACGGGCTGCGATAGGGCACTGACCCTGGCCATCCTAACCATCGGAGTGGGCCTCAACGGAGGTATCTACTCCGGCTTCAAGATCAACCACTTGGACCTCACACCGCGTTTCGCCGGCTTCCTAATGTCGATCACGAACTGCTCAGCCAACTTGGCCGGTCTCCTGGCGCCCATTGCTGCGGGCCACCTCATCTCTGATCCCAGCAAG ccCATGATGGGTCAGTGGCAGATCGTGTTCTTCATCGCCGCCTTTGTGTACATCATCTGCGGCACCTTCTACAACATCTTCGGATCCGGTGAGCGCCAGTTCTGGGACAATCCGGAGGACGATGAGCAGAAGCCGGCCCTCCAGACGACCAGCACCACCTCCCCGCCAAGGCTGAGTAACGGCAGCACGGCACCAGCGGCCATCTCGAGTTCCTAG